In Paraburkholderia sp. PGU19, the sequence AAGCGATTTCATCGGCCTGCAACGACAGAAACGCGCGACCGAACTTTCCGTTCAGGAGGTTACGCAACAGAAGATGCGTAATCGCGCAGAAGACAACCGCAACACACACCCACTGAGCCAGAGACATCGGCTGGCCACCAATCTCTGGGCTGCGAATCCCATAGATGCCCTGTGCCCCACCGAAGACGTCAGTCCAGTCACTCACCAGTCGTTCGACTACTATGCCGAAGGCGAGCGTAACCATCGCCAGGTATGGGCCCTTCACACGGAGCGACGGAATGGCCACGACAACGCCACACACACCCGCGATGGCAGTTGCCGCGACCATGGCTAACCAGGGATTGATGCCAGTCTGAGATGTCAACAGCGCAACTGCATAGGCGCCAGCTCCGAACAGGCCCGCCTGCCCCAGAGACTTCTGCCCTGCGAATCCGACGAGGACGTTCATCCCCGCGGCGCACAGGTAGTAGACGCACATCATAAACGCAATGTGCAGGTAATAATCGTTTCGCACGAGAAGCGCGCCCCCGCCCAAAACAAGAACGAGTGCGCAGACGCCCAGGATATGGCAGTTCTTTCTCATACCTTCTCCACCAGTCGGCTGCCGAAGAGACCCGTGGGCCTGAACGCCAATACAAGAATGACCACGGCAAAAACCGCAATCTCACGCCACTGTGCTTGCCACAGGTTCACGGTCGATTCGAAGACGCCGAGCGCAAATCCGCCAATTACGCAACCACGAGGGTTGTTCAGGCCACCAATCATGGCGCCGGAGAAGCCCTTCAGACCAATCGCCAGCCCCATGAAGAGTGATGCCTGGGTGATGGGAGCAATCAGGAAACCGGAGAGCCCGGCAAGCGCCGAACTCACGACAAACGCCCCTATCATTACGGCGTTGGTGTTGATGCCCATCAAGCTGGCGACGCTTCCGTTGGCTGCCACTGCTCGCATCATTTTTCCGACCATCGTCTTTCTCATAACGATGTCGAACACAATCATCACGACGATAGCCACACCGAGGAGCAACATCTCCTGGGGACGCATGCCGATACCGAATATCTGTATGACCGAATCACCAATAGGCGAAGGCACAACGACGGGTTTCGGCCCCCAGATGGCAAGGCCGATGCTGTCGAGAACGACGCCAAAACCGAGCGTGCTCATAACCCAAGCCATCCTAGGCGTCTTCGAGAAAGGCCGCACGCCAAGCACGTAGAGCAACCATCCCAACGCGCCCATCACGACCAATGCTGCGACCAGTGCGAGCAGTTGTGCCGTTACACTCGGGATTGCGCCTCCGAACGTCGTCGACGTGATGGGTTTCCCGAGTAACAGCAGCATCGCGCTCATGCCAATGAAAGCCCCGGACGAGACAAACTCGCCGTGCGAGAAATTGAGCGTTTTGGTCGTGGTGAACGTAATGCTGAACCCTAGCGCGACCAGAGCGTACGCACCACCAATGGCCAGGCCACTGATTACCGCCTGAAGAAGTGCTTCCATCATGTGAATTCTCCGCGGTGACGGCGTAGCTGCCACGCCGTCACGTCGATGGTTCGGTTACTGCTTGTAGTCAGCCGGAGTCAGGGAAGCCACGAGCGCATCGGAGTACGGAATCAGTTTTCCATCTTTCCAGTGGACCCAGACAAAGTCCTTCGCCAGGAGCGCTTCGTGATTTGTCTTGCTGAAGGGCTTGTTGTATGTTTTGAGCAGCCCTTGAACCGGGGTATTCAGGTTCTCGAGCGCGACACGGACAGCCGAGCCATCAGTGCTATTCGCCTGCTTCAGCGCTTGCGCGAGCAGCAACACCGAGTCGTAGCCGTGCAGCGCGAAGGAGAACGAGCTCGGCGCCTTCAATTGCGAGCCGACTCGCGCAAACAGTTTGTCCTGTGCAGGCGTGCGATTCTCACTCACCGTACGCAGGAACAGCGGCTTTTCTGCCAGGGTCTTGCCTGCCGCGTCGTAGAACGTGATGTTGTCTGCAGCCCACGAACTCAAGACTCGGGGTAGTAGTTGATTTTCTCCATGCTGCGCATCACCTGGGCAATCGGCGTTCCCTGCGCCCAGATAATCACCGTGTCGGCCCCTGCCGCTTTGAGCTTGTTCAGCTGCGACGTCATGTCGGTATCGCCGACGCCAAACTGCTCGATGTCGACAGGCGTCAGTCCCTGCGCCTGAGCGATGTCTTTCATATCGCGAAGACCGCCCTGGCCATAGCCCGTGGTCTCCGACATGAAGCCCACCTTCTTCGATTCGGTCGAATTCTTCTTGACGTAGGCCATCAGGGCGGCAATCTGCTCACGGTCGACCATCGAGACGCGAAACATGTAGTTGTCCGCGCCAGGGCTCATCGGTTTTGTGATGTCAGTGCCTGCCGACACGTTGTCGACGACAGGAATCTTCTTCTGGTTCACGATGTGCTTCCACGCCATCGCGTTGCCAGAGTTAGTCGGCCCGAACACGGCAACCACACCCTCGTTGTCGATGAGGTCGGTCATGTTCTGGATTGACTTCGGCGGTTGAGAAACATCGTCACGAACGACCAGAGCGAGCTTCTTTCCCAGTACGCCACCTGCTGCGTTGATGTCCGCGATGGCTGCTTGCATTCCCAGCACGGCAGCTTGCCCGCTTTGCGCTGACGGGGACGCAGAGAGGTCCCCGTTAAATCCAATCTTTATTTCCTGCGCGAGCGCCGCAGACGAGGCGACGGCAAAACTGGCAGCGGCAACCGCTGCAGCGATGATGCGAATTGCTTTCATGATGTCTCCAACCGGGTTGCTTTATGTCACGAAGAGAACACAGGTCCCCTTTGTCGATTCGCACACTCAGAACTTGCTGACGATGCCTAAACTCACAGCCAGCATCGAGCGGCTCGCACCAGGGGTGCCCTGGAAGCTGTCGCCAATGGCCGGAGTTGCGTTGATGATGGTGCCCGTGCCCGGATTCCCTAGGGTCTTGCCAGACGCACGCTGAAAGCCTTCAAGGGCATACAGGCCGGTTCGCTTCGACAGTGAGTAGTATTCGGACAGGACAATTTGATGGTATTTCGCCGCGTCCGAGATGCCATTCGCCTTCGACGCCCACGTGTAGCTGTAGCCAGTGGCAAGGTCCCACGCGACCGTCGGCTTCCAATGGAGTACCGTTCCTGCCGTGTTCCAGACGGCAGTGTCAGTGAACTTAGAGTTGATGCCAGGGATGTACTGAACGTTGGAATACGCGAACGAGATGTCCCACGAACTGTTGAACACATACCCACCATCAACCGCGAAGCGTTGTTGCGCCTGTGCTTGGTTGAAGCCGTTGGTAATGGCCGACACCCCTTGCTGTCCGGACGAGTTCACCGATGAGTCAGCGCCGTAGGGACCGCCACCAGGGGTGGAGTTGTTGATTCGCCAGAATGCTGCCGCGAGACCGAAACCATTGACTTTGTACTGAAGTCCTGCGCTCCAGGTCGACCCCTGATTGAGGCTGCCTGGCACACCTGCGAGCGCGTATTGGCCGCTTGCTGTAAATCCATAGAGATTCGGCGTCGTGTAGGTCACCGCGTTGTTGGAACGATAGTACGTGTCCATGCCGTCGAGGTCGCCAGGATGTGAGCCGTAACCGGTCAGGTAATAGGCAGGGACCCACGGCGAAAGCATCGTGTAGTAAGAGCTGTATTGCCGACCCGCCGAAAATGTGCCGAACGAAGGATTAGTCAGGTCAATGCGCGCCTGTCGGCCAAACATCGCGTTCGTGAACTGTTGGCCGCCCGTGGCCAGATTGAAACCAGACTCCAGAACGAACACCACCTGCGTGCCACCACCGAGGTCTTCAACACCACGCAGACCAAAGCGGTCGCCGTTCCACACCCCGGATTGCATGCGTACGTTCGAATGACCAGGCGTCGTCGAACCCAAAGTCGTCTGACTGTTTTGATACGTAATTGACGTGTCGACAATGCCATACAGAGTCACGCTTGTCTGTGCAAAAACAGGAACTGCACACAAGCCAAGACTGGTACCCAACGCAAACCTTGCAACCCGCTTCGTTAACATCAAAAGTCTCCTTAATAACCGTTTGAATCGTTGTATTCGTAACGAGCGAGGCTGCGTATCACGGACATCTCCTATCCGCTTTGCTCAACGGGACTGCGTGACACACGTAGGAGTACGTATCGCTCGAACGATTTTTCTTGATTGCGACCCAACAGCGGGCTTCGCGACAGCGGTTTCTGGACAGCTCTCCAGAACATGCGAGTGCAGAGTTGGATTTGCTGTCGACGCTATCGGGCATGCATCGTTAGGCCAGATACTACGCCACGAAATTAAACATACGCCACTTATTTTGCATTGGTGCAATCCCTAGGAGTACCCCGGACGATGAAGCTGCCCGTGTAGCGAAACAGTTCAGAACAGCGCCCCGTAAGGCGGAGAAGAACATGCTTGACGTGTCTTGGGCGTGGATTTGACAGTGCACCAGCCACCGCTCTTTTCTGACCCGGTAATTACACCTATGCAACTGCATCTGCCATTATGAAATCATGTATTTACTTATCCTGGCAGCCTGCCGCATGTGCACAAAATCAAAAGGAGTCGTCATGCCGTTCCCTAATTTCGTAGCCCCGCGTCTTCTCGAGGACCGTCTCGCGTTCGTTACCGGTGCTGGTCAAGGTAATGGACGCGCGCTTGCGCTCGGCCTCGCGCAGGCCGGCGCAAAAGTCGTGGTCACCGACATCAACCTGGAACTCGTCGAAGAGACGGCGGCCCTCATCAAGAAAGAAGGCGGCCAAGCGTGGGCTTTCGAGCTGGACGTGACCGATGCAGACGCGTGCTACAGCCTCGCGAGCAAGGTAAGCAAGGAGATTGGCCTGGTTGATTTACTCGTGAACAACGCTGGCATCATCATTCGCGAGAACTCCTCCAGCCCGAACGCCGCGAAGAACTGGCAGAAAGTGATGGACGTCAATGTACACGGCACCTTCAACGTGACCCATGCTTTCATCGAGTCAGTGAAGGAAACGAAGGGCGTCGTCATCAACGTCGCCTCCATCGCCGCGTTCGCTGGTCAGGGCGCAAGCCTTGGTTACTCTCCATCGAAGGGCGCAATCAAGATGTTCACTCAGTCGTTGGCCGCTGAACTGGCGCCGTTTGGAGTACGCGTGAATGCACTTGCTCCCGGCGTCATTGAAACTCCGATGACGGCTGCCACGCGCGAGAATCCGCAGCGTCTGGAAGCCTTCATGTCGCGCATCCCCATGGGGCGTGTCGGTCAGACGGAAGACCTTGTCGGCCCAACCGTGTTCCTCGCGTCTGGAATGTCGCGCTATGTCACAGGTGTGACCCTCGCCGTGGATGGCGGATTTCTGGCTATCTGAACATCGCATGGAAACGAGCCCGCCTTGCGGGCTTGCTCCGTGTTCGCTTCGCAGTCAGCGCGCCGTGGTACTTTCGTTCTCACGCATGCACCTACCCCATCTCACATGCCGTCGGTGGAAAGAGACGGTCACCGATTAGTCCTCTTCCAGCAGATACCTATCGC encodes:
- a CDS encoding branched-chain amino acid ABC transporter permease — protein: MMEALLQAVISGLAIGGAYALVALGFSITFTTTKTLNFSHGEFVSSGAFIGMSAMLLLLGKPITSTTFGGAIPSVTAQLLALVAALVVMGALGWLLYVLGVRPFSKTPRMAWVMSTLGFGVVLDSIGLAIWGPKPVVVPSPIGDSVIQIFGIGMRPQEMLLLGVAIVVMIVFDIVMRKTMVGKMMRAVAANGSVASLMGINTNAVMIGAFVVSSALAGLSGFLIAPITQASLFMGLAIGLKGFSGAMIGGLNNPRGCVIGGFALGVFESTVNLWQAQWREIAVFAVVILVLAFRPTGLFGSRLVEKV
- a CDS encoding ABC transporter substrate-binding protein — its product is MSSWAADNITFYDAAGKTLAEKPLFLRTVSENRTPAQDKLFARVGSQLKAPSSFSFALHGYDSVLLLAQALKQANSTDGSAVRVALENLNTPVQGLLKTYNKPFSKTNHEALLAKDFVWVHWKDGKLIPYSDALVASLTPADYKQ
- a CDS encoding ABC transporter substrate-binding protein, encoding MKAIRIIAAAVAAASFAVASSAALAQEIKIGFNGDLSASPSAQSGQAAVLGMQAAIADINAAGGVLGKKLALVVRDDVSQPPKSIQNMTDLIDNEGVVAVFGPTNSGNAMAWKHIVNQKKIPVVDNVSAGTDITKPMSPGADNYMFRVSMVDREQIAALMAYVKKNSTESKKVGFMSETTGYGQGGLRDMKDIAQAQGLTPVDIEQFGVGDTDMTSQLNKLKAAGADTVIIWAQGTPIAQVMRSMEKINYYPES
- a CDS encoding porin — encoded protein: MLTKRVARFALGTSLGLCAVPVFAQTSVTLYGIVDTSITYQNSQTTLGSTTPGHSNVRMQSGVWNGDRFGLRGVEDLGGGTQVVFVLESGFNLATGGQQFTNAMFGRQARIDLTNPSFGTFSAGRQYSSYYTMLSPWVPAYYLTGYGSHPGDLDGMDTYYRSNNAVTYTTPNLYGFTASGQYALAGVPGSLNQGSTWSAGLQYKVNGFGLAAAFWRINNSTPGGGPYGADSSVNSSGQQGVSAITNGFNQAQAQQRFAVDGGYVFNSSWDISFAYSNVQYIPGINSKFTDTAVWNTAGTVLHWKPTVAWDLATGYSYTWASKANGISDAAKYHQIVLSEYYSLSKRTGLYALEGFQRASGKTLGNPGTGTIINATPAIGDSFQGTPGASRSMLAVSLGIVSKF
- a CDS encoding glucose 1-dehydrogenase; protein product: MPFPNFVAPRLLEDRLAFVTGAGQGNGRALALGLAQAGAKVVVTDINLELVEETAALIKKEGGQAWAFELDVTDADACYSLASKVSKEIGLVDLLVNNAGIIIRENSSSPNAAKNWQKVMDVNVHGTFNVTHAFIESVKETKGVVINVASIAAFAGQGASLGYSPSKGAIKMFTQSLAAELAPFGVRVNALAPGVIETPMTAATRENPQRLEAFMSRIPMGRVGQTEDLVGPTVFLASGMSRYVTGVTLAVDGGFLAI